gaacctatactcttgtttgtacttggttttatttattcgtataaagactacgtttgttatatcatattttcatcggaacccacgttgatgatgagtccgattatgggctaatcgttatcgtggggttctagaggatttatttatgaatttctttagttaaaattgtttgatgccttagtatatggtgattgcatgatatcctagtattggttgtgcgtattcgtcttatgagcgtcgcgaacttataagatattgtgttaattcttaatgaagcgaaagtaaaTTTAAGGATTAGAACTTGCTATgatagcataggttcatgtatttgttatgcatgattcgtaggtaattttaaccatcttacttgccctatgtaatcaagatagataacttgtgcttaaaccgttatgttgtcaaattctatagacatatagggtctcaatataactGGTGcttatttagcttctatctcttttatgaatgtctggtagaatggtactcttgcaacgaaagttggcgtttatcagtttcgtgttatctgattagtgtcatcaccattgcatgctaaggttaagaataatgaggctattgaatgaagtatttaatgaagttagaatcctatgtttgtcatatatatcaattcagtcaatcttattctcgtacttataattgttagcgtaattcttagttataaacattctcaatttgttatcgtcttagcattggataataaccatacattgttgcttaggtgcataaattagatagttaaccaatacagtctctgtgggaataaactagaaaagattatatactacttgcgaactcgtatacttgcgtgtattattagcgcgtgtttagcgactaacacttAAAGCGTCCATCCTCTTGTTGGTCTTGATCATAGCTCCATCTCCAAGTTGCTTGAAGCGTCCATCCTCATGTTGATCTTGATCATAGCGTCCATCTCTATGTTACTCTTGCGTGTAGCGTTCACCATCAGAGTTATAGCCGTTGTCGCGAGAGTTTCCACCATTGTtagacatcttttcctcctaagattcAATTTAATTCCAGCACCTCCTTTTGGCGCCAATTTGTTAACGAAGAAATTTGGTTAACAAAGATTTGAGATTTGCGATCGGAATCAAGATCTGCTGCAGTGGTTGGTGATCGGAGAAATCACCGGAGCACGTTGATTTGTGCTTAAAAAAGGCTGAGATTGCTAGGATTTATGTTTGACTTTTCAGAGCTCTCAAAAATGTGCCCTCACAATGTGCCTATGTACCTCCTTTTATAGAGGATCAAGCCAGACGTAGTTCTTCGGGAACAAGAAACCTAGATGGACTTGGCTTCTCATTCCGTGGTCCAATAGGAGTTGTCGAACCAACTTCCTATAATAAATCGAACATTGATTTGCTTTAGGAGTGCCCGATAATGCAGCCTGGTCACAAAGGCACAAGGCTCGTTTACGACTTCGAGACTTCACGTACAAGGAAACTCCTCGGCCGGAGGATATCCCCATCCGCTACCGCTATTTCCGTCGATCGTAAATGCATGTATAGCCATGACTTACCGAAAATGCCAAAGCGCATCCTTGCCCCCGATGAGGATTCCCATCAGACTACatgacaagtgatcccaagcgtAGAATTGCAAAGTGCAAGATAGCCCTAGAGTCTCCCGTCGAGGACAACCCGCCGAATATGGAGACAGGGCTCCCAAAGCCAGACTAGTTGTTTACGACCGTTATTTACGAGGATAACCCGCAAGACTACAGAACGACGCCTTCGACATATTTTTCGGGACGAAGGGCTCCCGAAGGGCCTTTTTTCTTCACGGGGTGTGCCCTGTGAAGGGTTGGAGCCTTCCGGAGTGCTCACATGGAGAGGTCCTCTGGGGGCTTCTCTACCTATTACTTTCGTTATATCAAACGCAATTAAATTATACGTTATTGTGGCAGCCCACTAAAATTCAGTCCTTCTAACGCATATTAATTCGGCGATTGTATTTCCAACGCATTACCATGATGTGTTTCAGTTTGACGCAACAAAAGTTTGCGTTACCTTGTGATACACTGGCTTGCAACTTTACTGCTGGATATGGGCCCCGTCATATGATGCTCCAGTTTATGTCTGCGTGTGTGCTATTTCCTCGGCCCGCCCCTAGTGCAGAGTATGTGATTTTGTTAATTTCATTAAAGCATGCACTAAAGGTGTTAAGATTATGCCATGTCAGGGCCAAATATTTATAGGGTGCTATTTTggataaatatatttatttttgtgCTTTGGGCATTTTCTCACCATTAAACAAAGAGGGCCATAATCTTTCCAAACAGCGCAGAGCATAATTCTTTTACAATTTTTGACTATTTTTGACTTAGCATAGTCTAATTCGATAATGAAATTTTAAGTAGCTCGCTCTAGTAACCAAAAGAAAATTACTCGCTCCGTCCCAATTATTTGTGGTTTGGGCACAGAGGACGGGAAACATAATAAAATAATGTTATTTTTGATAAGACAGTGGGATGAGAGAtaaaaaaatgtaatttaatgAGAAAAAATATATAAAGTTGGTTATAATGGTGGGACCAATCCGTATTGAATGAATAAAGTGAGTGTAGTGGAAAAAGGTAGTAGatgtaatttttatattattaaatttttattatttttgataagTTTTGAAATGTATATAATTAAATGGGTTATCCAAAAAGGAAAGTGGGAGTAAAAGACAAGACCGGTTTAGTCTGATGCCCGGTCAGTAGAACACCCTTGTGCATGCAGGACACGTGTTAAAAAATCCAACACCTGGCAGTTGTTGTAGTGAGGAGGATAGTTTCTGAGTTCTGACACATCCCAATCCCTCTGCATAAATATCCGTGTATATATAACGTGTAGTAGCGTGAACCTAcccatacatatatatatattcactaGACAAAACTTACTAAAATCGACGATGACTATGGATAGAAAACACCCATCCACTATTGCAAACGACGTCCTTCTCCGATGTTCCCagtaatctctctctctctctcattgGTTAACTTGTTTACTTCTGTTAGTAGGTCTGCAGAGGCAGTTGCCTCAGTTTATGTACTGTCATAGCACTACTAAACAATATATTAGTGATATTTTTTTCTTGTTAATTTCAGGAAACTCGATATTTCTTTAACTGTAATGGTTGAGGAATTTGAGAGTACTTGGACACCTGAAAATGGTGACTATTCAAGGAAGCTGGTGGAATATTGGTTCTCAAGGGCTCTAAATGACATGTGCTGTACTAATATACAAGAACAAATAAGTGATGGTTCATTCAGCCGCTTTTCATTCGATATGATGCTTGCTTGGGAGAAGCCTGGTTCCACTGACGACCAACATGACTCATTTTCGGTGTGTAATTCTATTTTCCCAATACATTTTGCCTTCTCATAATTTTCGCAGAATTTTGTTTTATTGTTTGTGTTTTATTTGTCTGTTTTTTGTTTGGCGTAGTGACCTTTTAAATCTTACGTTTGCACCAATACTCGGTTTGCATAAAAATACTCATTTGCCCGTGTGGTTAAAAATGTTCATGTTTGCCCTTGTAGTACTTTTACCCTTAAATACTGAAAacatttttttttagtttttgcCTTACAGCCTGATTTACACCGATTTTTCCGTAAATCGTTTTTTTTTCCCGATCCGGGGGTAATAAAAATGTATTCTCTATTTTGGGGGCAGAAATGAAAGTTTTTGAATTACAGTGTCAGTGGGTATATTGGTATATTAAAAGGTCATTAAGCCTTTTTATTGATGTGTGAGGATTCAATTGAAGTGAAATAATTGTTATTGCAATAAGGTTATGATACCAGTGTAGGCACTTTTTCTACCAAGTAACTATATAGGggttaaaatataaattttaatgaCAATCTGTTTGAGTTTTAGAGTTAAAACTACTTTATTGCGCTGCTTTGCTTCCAAAAACTAGATGTAATGCGTGATCACGACTCCACCCCTCTCATTCTCCAACTCTAATTCCTTAGTCAGCAGATTGTCACGGCATTTGGCGGGGCGTGACAAGATGCTAAGTAAGCTTTTTTATGTTGAGTTATTTGATGCAGTTGTTGGGTTGTGCGGTTAAATCCTAATTTTTTTAACAAGTTCAATACTTCTAACCGGATAGAGTATCAATGTGATATAATTACACTGTTGTTTTCTGTGGATGCAGGAAAGCATAGCCAAAGAGAAAGAGGAGGAGAAGGTGCCTACAAATCTTAATccagaagatgatgagattccTCTTTTCTATTCAGACCTCATGCCACTTCTTGTATGTATTCTACTTCTCTAGTTCACTACCATCTTGTATAAAACATTCTTTCTAGTATTCTACCTGTACTAATTATCCTGAAGAAAGGTCACTTCTATAGCTGTATCCCATATAAGTTGTCTGTCTTCTTTGTGCTGGATAATAAGTAACATACTCTTGTCACATGCTTCAATTTTTTTCCAGTTAATTACAATGGAAAATTTGAGTTTTAGTAGTATAAGCTACATATATAAATCTAAATTACAATTTTTCTGTCAGGTTGACGATGGACCCAGTGTTGGAGAAGGTGCATTTGTGTGGTTGGCGACAGTAGCCCCAATTATAGCAGATGTTGTCAATGGAAAATTTACTTTTGAAACTCTGACTGCAAAAACTCTTAATCGGCTCCATTACCCTGCTTACAATATATTCATTCAACAAATTGACAGGTAATCAATCTCAACCCTATTTTCCGCCACTGTTCACATGCGAGATTAATAATTTGAGTGACCATCAGAGGATGTGACCAAGTAAACAGACATGAAATAAATATGGAGCTTATTATCTATGACAATGCAGATTAATGTTAAAGAAATTTAATATGAGTATAGCATGTGCAAGGGTTTAGTTATGGCTCATGGGTATTAAATTTGGTCAATAAGTTTCTTGTAAAGATGTTTCAGAAGTGTTAAGAAATCATTTGAATCgacattttattttcattttagtCATCAAATAATGTGCGGTGAAGTCCAGGGTCTACATCAGCTGTACAGAAATACTGGTCCATGGAATAACTTGACGAGTTTCATATTTACAGCTGTAGAGAATGGCTTGAGAAATTTTTTCTTGAAATTTTATTAGTGATTCGTTAATACTTTAATCTTTACACTTTACTTCATTGGAGGATTTAGTACCCTGATCATATTGTGAAAGTAGCCCACTGAACAACTAGTTCTGCTGCATGAATAATCGAAAAAGTTTGCAGTCTCAGTGACTTGTCTTCGAATTTGTCTGTGTTACTCTTTCATTACATCTTTGCTGGATGAATTTTCAGATGCATAAAACAGTTGCAGAGGCAAAATATTCCTTCTGGAGTTGAGCTAGCAGATGATGAATTCATTCTTCACGTGGAGGGAACTGCAAGCACTTCGAGAGTAGTGCGTCATATTGGAGGAGCTAGTTGGCCTGGTTGGTTCCACAAATTTTGGTGATGCAGAATAAATGTTTCCTATGAAAGAGAagttttcagatattattatctTTTTCACAGGGTGCATATATCTGattgattaaattattttctcCGCATCTGGCATAATAGGTAGGCTGACATTGACCAATTATGCCCTCTACTTTGAGGCTTCTGGAGTTTTAGCCTATGAAGAGGCTCTGAAACTTGACCTTTCAAAGAGAACCGATAAGAGTGTGAAACCAGCTGCCACAGGTCCATGGGGTGCTCCTCTTTTTGACAAGGCCATTACATACGAGTCACCCGACTTGTAAGAATTATGTTATAATTGTTATTGTTTCTCTTGATCCCTCATGTTCTGGTGCATACTGTAGTTCCCTCATGTTCTGGTTAATACTGTAGTTCGTATTACTAATCAATGGAAATACTCTAATGCGATGCTGATCCGAACCATTCAACTCATACTTATTGGTGTATAGCCGGATGAACCCCTTGGTCCTTGACAATTGTTATATTCCAATGACTTCTTGTGGCAGGGAAGAGAGTATCGTGTTGGAATTTCCAGAAATGAAAAGTTCCACTAGACGTGATCACTGGCTCGCACTCGTGAAAGAGGTTCTTATGTTACATTTTTTTCTACTAAAATTCAAGGTGACATCTCCATTGCAAGTCTGGGAGATGCATGCAAGGACTATCCTTGGGATAGTCCGCCTTCATGCTGCTCGAGAAATGCTTCGAACATCAGCACCAGCTCCAAAGAGTTTCTTGATTTTCTCATTGCTTGAGGTGTTACCTAAAGGTGATATTGTATTAGAAGAGCTTGCCAAGTGTATAACAAACATCACCGGTGGACAGTCATGTAGTGCTAGCTCAATTCTGAGGAATTTGAATGTCACACAAGCATGTGCTCCGAGTATGGGTGATGGAGAAATTGCCGAGAGAATTGAAACCTTAAATAGACAAGCAGAAAATCTTTCTTCACTGGAAAGCGCCATTGACCAAGTCAGAGAGGAGGCAAAAGAATCTGGTATTGCCAAAGCTACAGTTGAAGGTCTAAAA
The sequence above is drawn from the Apium graveolens cultivar Ventura chromosome 2, ASM990537v1, whole genome shotgun sequence genome and encodes:
- the LOC141707872 gene encoding uncharacterized protein LOC141707872; this encodes MTMDRKHPSTIANDVLLRCSQKLDISLTVMVEEFESTWTPENGDYSRKLVEYWFSRALNDMCCTNIQEQISDGSFSRFSFDMMLAWEKPGSTDDQHDSFSESIAKEKEEEKVPTNLNPEDDEIPLFYSDLMPLLVDDGPSVGEGAFVWLATVAPIIADVVNGKFTFETLTAKTLNRLHYPAYNIFIQQIDRCIKQLQRQNIPSGVELADDEFILHVEGTASTSRVVRHIGGASWPGRLTLTNYALYFEASGVLAYEEALKLDLSKRTDKSVKPAATGPWGAPLFDKAITYESPDLEESIVLEFPEMKSSTRRDHWLALVKEVLMLHFFLLKFKVTSPLQVWEMHARTILGIVRLHAAREMLRTSAPAPKSFLIFSLLEVLPKGDIVLEELAKCITNITGGQSCSASSILRNLNVTQACAPSMGDGEIAERIETLNRQAENLSSLESAIDQVREEAKESGIAKATVEGLKEEGVSDSAAVLKELLKPINTALWPWFQEVFTWKKPETTVVVIGLTLLIIYKEWIGIAIAALLLWLVGKMMWVRWNRIGDKYDKLVVCTASDKSAVESMVSAQHGLLTASEMLRLANISILKAWSIFFSKAPKHTDMVMMAMTGLAIFVAVIPFKFILMVLVLCLFTATSKLKKRANRDQGNKGSRRLKEWWDSIPVIPVEILDKLPEDTR